The Engystomops pustulosus chromosome 2, aEngPut4.maternal, whole genome shotgun sequence genomic interval CCACTCCATGGCCTCCTCCAACCAccagcagggctgtggagtcggtaagTCAAAGTTCTGACTCATACTTCTCAATTCCAACCACTCCATCACCACCAAAATGTTCTTTGAcaccacagtcctgttttccctCTATCAGTGCTGAGATACAATGCACGGATTCCTTTCCTGCCTTATTCCACTCATCTGTAGTAGAGAAGCTTCACTACTCGGCATGTACATaatgtgcagccacattcatctcatcTAAAAGCCTAGAGAGGGTGTACAACCCACACCGACAAGTCACCTGTCAAGCCTTGAGTTGTGTTCCTAAAAATCTAATGCGTCCAATGAGCACCTCCATAACTGATAGCGGTGTCTATTGGTGCAggagctgtactgtactgctaagGGTCCTGATGGCAGCGTGTACAACCAGCTTGGGACACGGTAGAGCAACAgggtagaagaagctgcagtgtggtgcaggaagctgcagaggagccagaaattgattttttttgtctgctctgggggtctccagtactagtcCTTCTTTGCTCTGTTgttcacccctggcctaaatccttacaTAAGGAACAGAACAGACTTGTACACCCTGTAACAGCTAATAGCTACACAATGCATTCAAATAGTGATTTTGTTTTTCATAGTGACAGCAGAATTACTGTAATATTCAGTGTTATTTGGCACATTTTTATAGCGCTGAAATGCAGTTTCACGGAATCTTTTGAATGTTTTGTTTCTACCTAATTGAAATAGTTTCTGTCTTCTGCAGCCTGTCTCCCGGTCCCCCTCTTCAGCCAGAAGAAAAGGAACAGACAGCCGCTCACCTCAGTGCCTCAGATAAAAGAACTGCCTACTGATGGGACGCCTCATGTCCAGGAAAGTTTCCACTTACCTTCCCTGTCTACAGGTGAATAACACTTCAATGTACTTTACTGCAAATTGTTGTAAACCTGCTGCAGACACTGGATCCATGATCTAGGGCTGTATTAAGTGGCAAATAGAACCCATTTCATCAcaccatgggggacattaatcatagtgggtctcaggttcgcctatttttgcgcctggtttgttctttttttttggcttgtgatctatgatcgatctagttttgccttagtaaatgcgttttggaattgtcgcatgtccgattcacttgtgcctaaatttgcgccaaatttgtctcaaattattagatctcatttgtgaccaataacgaaaggagactgagaaaaggtgacacaaggttcagggcttcatttttgcacaaaaaagtatcatgatgcaaatgcagggactaaaagttacaaaaaaaaaaaaattcttgctcaaatgagttTTGagcttattataatgtacaggaaatggagtcagataatattttcagatctgtacaataagacaataatcactcacagagatgatcctatagaaaatgatgaaatCGTTACTTGAGAAATTTTCATTTTAAAACTGAGCTGAAGGattttttatgttgcatagaggtaatttttcatttgggaagcgaaaacctatgtttttagcagtgaaaagtgaaGTTCTTTTGAAGtccacctgctcagagtaggtgcatttttgtgccttttttgtgtctttttaggcacaaatttgtAATAGATCccatgcaaacatctgtataacaGCCTCTCACTATGTCAGAGAAAGCACAGGGACTCAAAACCTCTAACTGTCGGACTTTGTCGTCTGCtggaaaatgttgcaaaaattcaTCAAAGTAACAAACTGCGCCAGATTATTGCGCCAAAAAATGCTAGAAACAgtctaaaaaactatgattaatgtcaCCCCATTTTGCTATGACTAGTATTATGTTGGAGCCATATTCATCATTAAATaatgttaaagaacatctactaggctaatttgcataactttgcatacattttattatatatttccaCGTTTGCGAGATATAGAGTTATAattaaagaagtcctgaggaactccttactaggacacatctaccatcagtaagctaatggtagatgccctttaaattgcAGTTATAGACTGAGCCCATGGGCAAGGGTGGTGTTGTTTCTGGTTATCAATGAGTCTCATACAATATAATACAGTAACCATTACCTGGTGAAAGGACGTAGTACCTCACTGAACTGAATGTTAGAGGTATTACTCATTGGTCAAATGGCAATGTTCCTTCTAGCCAACTACCTGGAAATTATTATGCATTTGCTTTTAAACTACAGTGCCCTATTAAAGTAAATCcagcatcaaaatgaagcatggtaAATCTGGGAGACTTAATCATAGATCTGAGCACCGTGGCTGtgacttcttttatttgttattcatggcctccttccctctaaaatcaacttttatgtttATGCTAAATTATTTAGATGAGGCTGAAGGATCACACTCAAAAGTCCAATGCATATTTTCCGACATATCTTAGATGTGTTGTCACCATAATGAAATGAATGATACACTGCAACTGTTGATTACATAACTTTTTGGATTTTATCCTTATTCAGACTCCTTTTGGGAAAACCGGATTTCTCAGCTTCAAATTGCCGGCAAAAAATTTGAGTTTAggtaagaaaagtaaaaaatttgATATTTTTATCTAGGCCAACAACATttaggggaacctgtcatcagaaatttccCTGCCTTAAAATCGCCCTTGACTGTAATCGATGGTActgcgtccagggacatcactgatcagatctcctgaagtctggtcgatgttgtcaatcacatgggaggacatgttcagagacagggagagcatgacttcaatgttaaactctccacctccctgactttatacatcttgCTTTAAATTTggttttctgggtgatgccagcaagctgggtcatgaaagaaacatgatgtagaagctgttcaactgctagACATCAtgctggtagtgatttattaggctactttctgatgacaggttctgtttAAAGAAAGTGACTAAACAGGGTAGTCGGTGTGATAACATATTATAGGGATATTTTACCAAAGTATAACCTTACCTGCACACTACTTTTTACTTTAGTGTGGTCCATTGTTTGTAGCCTATAGTGgagatttcttaaaggggttgtccaagattagACAAATATTTAGTGGTGGCTGGGAAAAAAATACACCTTTACTAACCTTCTACAGCACTTCCAGTTTCCCGCGTCTCTCTGCCGTgcgcctgtttgtttacatgggctcAGCACCGACATCTTTCGGCTGCCTGGGAAGCACACCCTTCCCCTATACCAACGCTGTAGACGGGTGGGCGTGTTAGGCAGCcggccgtgcccctgtaaacacacAGGAGCACTGCACCATGGGACAGCGCAGCAGGACACTGGGAGGGCCAGAAAAGATaagtaaagaaaaaattttttggccagcCACCACTAAATATGTGTCTCGGGCAACCCCTTTTATCTGTCTGCGCCAGAACTCTGGTGTACTTTGCACATGAAAtgtcttgtgccacatttatttagatttagacatttttaggcaatTTTCCAACTTGTCTGAAAAGTGGCGTTGCCTCAGGAGAAGGAGCATGGCGTGTGTCAAAAAAACCTCGTAAACTAGACCAATTAATAGTCTAAGGTGGACtctacatttatcatccagcaataTAAATCTGGTGCTAAatgagggctctttcacattggctttgtttttcacatccatggatcagtgatttccacagatcAAAGGCATAGTTTTCACTtaggcttgtattttcactgatcctttgttcatggaaaaaccaggtgtgatgtttttatAGTAATGTTAAACCTGCAGACAAAACGCAGGGGACGCACAACTGAAGCTGAGAACCAACGACAATGTGAAAGAGTCCTTAGACTGTATAGTCTAACTTTTTACTGGTCTCTTCCTCAACACTTTGATAAATTTCCCTCTATGGGTCATCGTGTGTGAGGTTCATTCATTGTAGAAAAAAAGACGGCCCCAGCCACAAactggacctgctctataatatgctgctcaGGCAGCCTGCTCATGCATGTGGCCATGGAAACCATAGACCAGCTGTACTCcaagccctttctgttggcacctgggccatcgccccagtgCACCCGACATGACTCAAAGAATCtgtctgcagttccaagcaacttaaaagatgctgctttcagtcatatattaaagagaTACTGACttagctacttgggactgtagggagggagaatgagtagacagggccgaataatctttagaggacctcctgctggccccacaaatctctgtacagagggacattggacattttccatcttttttctgtgttgctgtcctctggaggccaatatgattgaaagttgttgaagaacaggtagcaataagttaccactttaatttttggttggcacctcacgataagtaaggggggttttggattgcagtttgggcactcggcctctaaaaggttcgccaaaaCTGCCATAGATCATCTGATGATTAATTCCCCCACATGTAAATAGAAATTCATGAGACCAAAATATAAATTCATGTGCACAAGGCCTAAGGGGGATATATCCACCCTGAATCATGGCACATACAAATTGTGGATTCACCTCATAGCATGTTGTTTGTGAAAAACTATAAAATCTCATCCAACTTCCTTGCACTGTAATGCATCATTTCTGTAATGCAGGCATTCCCCCGGTTACGAACAgggtaggttctttaggtttgtacttaaaagACACTTGTTGGCTCAAAAAAAAGGAGTAGCTGCACATGCAAATTTTTTGCACAGTTAATATCATAGCTGCAGCGCAGCATAACCATAGGCTCTGCCAGACTGTTGCACTTAGCAGTCTGATTGCTGGCCATATCCTCCAGAAGAAGTAGTAAGTCTTCAGTAGGTCTtggcctagaccagtgatggcaaaccttttagcgacgGAGtgtccaaactgcaaccccaaacacCCCTCATTTatagcgaggtgccaaccaaaaattaaagtagtaacttattgatccctgttcttcaacaacgttcaattatactggcctcctgaggacaccaacaccgtagaaagaaggaggaaaaatttgcataattgtgtcattctgtacacagagaatcatggggccagcaacagttcctccaaagataatttggccccgtctacaaattctccctcttcctacagtcccaagtagccaagtaactATCACTGAAAGTTGcacctggcacctgtgccataggttcgccaccactggcctagactGTGCCCCCAGTGTGCACCCTTTAGACTTTGTTTTGGCTGAATGTCACTGCATTGTGTACTAGTGCCATAAGATGTCATAAGATCAAAATACATGTTCACTGTGGAAAGAAGTTTTTTGTGCACGAAAATGAAAGCAGTGAAGAAGTAAACATGACTTTGTAAACACATAGCAGACAAGGTTGCCTTTGTGTAAGATAAGATAAATGGTTATGCACCTTGTGCAACAATTCAATCTACTTTCATGTTACAGATCAACAGATAAAAGACCAAATATCTGTCCTGGAGATGAAAATATGTTCAGCAACTTCAGTAAAGATTTACCTTCTTGTCCTAAAAGGCCTTATGGACAAATGGAGAGTTTACAAGGACAAATTGTAAATGAAAAGTTCACTCCACAAGCTCATTTTCCAGCACAGCTCTCCACGCAGACATCGGTGTCATCTTACAAGAAGTCACATTATTCTTCTGATACTTTGTCAGGAACAAAATCTCAGCAGCCCTCGTATTTCTTTAAGAGTAATACTAAATGGAGCAAAGACAATGCATTTGCTGATATGCCAGAAGAAGAAATGATACAGGTAAAAACATATCATTTACTATAAATTACACCATATAGCACAGAAGAGCATCTTctataacacaaaaaaataaccCTAAGTCACCAATAAAGGCCTTCCCCCCACAGATATAATAACCCCTTAACGGCATGGTCCTtttggtttttttcatttttttactccCTACTgtccaaaaattcataacttttttctttttaatgaatATTTGTATGggtgcttgttttctgtgttacaacaaactgtacttcctagtggcagtacaggcagtcctcgggttacgtacaagatatgttctgtaggtttgttcttatgttgaatttgtatgtaagtcgggaactgtatattttattattgtaaccccagagaaatattttttggtctctgtgacaattggatttttaaaatgttgggttgtcataagaaccaggattaacaataaagcttaatagcGCTACTTTGATAATTGTTCTGATCATTGTACCCTAGGACTAAAGTTTGCAACTAGGGGTAATCTGTAAGTCGTGGTCtacttaagtagggaactgcctgtatttaatatttcatgtcgTATACTGGAAGGCgggaaaaaaattgccattttcttgtgggatctGTTTTTGCAGTTTTCACTCTGCACACCAAATGACACCAGTCTTTTATTCTTATGGTCAGTACAATCACTGTGATATCCAATTTATAtagttaatagattttaaaaaatgaaaatcttttgtacaaaaaagtcttagtttttacaccaattaattttttttttactatggtgttcagagctgtgtaaggtgtaaatttttgcgggacgagcagatgttttcattgctactatttgggGGACTGAACCACCTTTTTATcaccttttgaaaaaaaaaaatatgagttgtgaaatggcaaaaaatggtcatttgggtgatttgaacttttatttcttttttaaatttttttaggccccctagggtactgtactgtgtatgtgAATTTTGCTTTTGGATCAATAAAATGATGCCTCTGGCGCACGATTATAGATCATGCTGAATGACACAGCCTGAAGTCTCATACAGACTACCTGCTGTCATAGGAATGTAGTGTTActctccgatgacgtcacagggagcaacaatctgAACCAAGATGGCGCTGCCCTCGAGCCCTCTCCATTCTAGTATGTTAAatgttgtgaaggggttaatgggatGTCCATTTAATAATCCACTGGCTGGACTAATGCATGTAGGTGTGAGTTACAGGACCGGTTCTAAATAATAGGGCCTCTGAAAGATAGGAAATTATAACACATTGTTGTATAACCTGAAAGATTTATCCTGGAATTATCTTGGATTGCCTGTTTGCCAAAATGGGTATAAattataacttaaaggaaatctaacatcaaaatccatcacaataaaccagggacactttctaaTAGAgccagacacagtgactgtggtaatcttatttctttccttctataatcaacttttagaatgagGCTAATGAGACGCTATTCCCCCCTTTTCCTTCAGCACTGAGATTATAGCAGAAAGTGCTCACTTAACAAGTCCTGAGGGAGCAAGGGAAGgatgaggcagtgtaacagcctttaaagccagatcacagaggggctagggcagCCCtttggactcattagcataattttaacagttgatcaTAAAAGGaataaggccatggataacatatatgggaagattaccacagttacagcgcTTTGATCCATGAGTgtgtcgctggtttatcatgcttgactttaatGGTAGATTTAAACCTATAAATATTTAACACTATTTTCCTGGTACGTTTAATGAAATTATTCCTCATTTCCTTTTAGGCCATACCTCTATACCAGATGACTTTTAAAGAAAAGAGTAATTCACTAAGAATCATATCCGCCTCCATAGAGACCATGAAATATTGGAGTCAGTACAGTGACAGGATCCCACTTCTGTTTGAAGTACTAGGTATGTGTCATCTGGTAATGTCAGGGAAGGAACTAAATAGAATGCAATatttgaaaattattttttttcattccacCTTTGCATAGTCAGTAcacatataaattatttttataataataaagaaaACCAGATCCTAATCAGAGAAAGAAATGTGGAGCGAAACTGCAGATTTTACACCAACCAAATCCTAAATTGGAAGCATATTCATAGTCGTGATCTCCATTTGTGTTTTTGTGCAATAATTTTACTCCAAATTTTGCAACATTCCATGTCATGTTTCTTTCCTGCCATGCCACATTATCTGCTTTTTCTGTCATTGATTAAATAATATCTAGGTTAGGTCCTGATGCACACATTATGGATATTTTTTATAGGAGATGCTAGAAGTGATTTgctgaaatattttatttttccattttgatTTGTTCACCATTGATTTCAACTATCAAGTTTGGAAGGAAAACTGCTCAGATGTAAAATAAACGAATGTTTTTTCAAACCATAAGaacataaaatatttgttttcttaaaaactagCCCTATAAACATTTCTCTTGCTCTTGAGGACCGCTATTGGATGGCTTTGTGGAGAATTGTGCTGTAAAAACCTTGTGCATTATGTTCACTTGAACTAATGCAACAATGTAAGGTAAATCCTTGACATTTTGTTTCTCTTCTCTTTAGCGACTCTTGACTCGGCCGTCACATCTGGTGACCATGGATCAAAAATATTCCTTCTAAGGGACGTCAAAAACCATGTACAATGCATATTTTATGAAACTGTAAGTTATTTCAGTACTTTCATTTGTCCTATTGCATGATTTGTCTAACAAATTTATACCTTCCTAACCTGTTCTCTTGGCTGGACACAAACCAAGTTAAAGTACAACAGGATCAAGGATTAAAAACCAAGCACAttaatatactggtgtgtgcccccccccccttctgacaAGATCTGCTTTCTTTTAGCTTTGTATgccccctttttatttttttttacaaaaaaaggttttaaaattatgcaaatgagcctgcgggGCTCTGGTATCAAATGAAAGTTACGGAGCTCAGAGCcatagcataattttttaaacctttttttgtaaatacaggcagtccctgggttacatagaagatagggtctgtaggtttgttcttaagttgaatttgtatgtaagtcggaactgtatattttatcattgtaatcccagccagaacttttttcgtttctgtgacaattggattttaaaaatgttgggttgtcataagaaccaggattaacaataaagcttcattacagacacctgtgataactgttatagctgtttattgtagcctaggactaaagtacaataaattaccaatatccagtggtccgtttgtaactaggggtcgtatgta includes:
- the SPATA22 gene encoding spermatogenesis-associated protein 22 isoform X1, with protein sequence MASSNHQQGCGVACLPVPLFSQKKRNRQPLTSVPQIKELPTDGTPHVQESFHLPSLSTDSFWENRISQLQIAGKKFEFRSTDKRPNICPGDENMFSNFSKDLPSCPKRPYGQMESLQGQIVNEKFTPQAHFPAQLSTQTSVSSYKKSHYSSDTLSGTKSQQPSYFFKSNTKWSKDNAFADMPEEEMIQAIPLYQMTFKEKSNSLRIISASIETMKYWSQYSDRIPLLFEVLATLDSAVTSGDHGSKIFLLRDVKNHVQCIFYETDRDLPRLIRGRIHRVMGNFDQKRNTFKCVSVRPASVAEQQTFMEYIITANKELEMCVTSLEDTK
- the SPATA22 gene encoding spermatogenesis-associated protein 22 isoform X2, coding for MKRSLPACLPVPLFSQKKRNRQPLTSVPQIKELPTDGTPHVQESFHLPSLSTDSFWENRISQLQIAGKKFEFRSTDKRPNICPGDENMFSNFSKDLPSCPKRPYGQMESLQGQIVNEKFTPQAHFPAQLSTQTSVSSYKKSHYSSDTLSGTKSQQPSYFFKSNTKWSKDNAFADMPEEEMIQAIPLYQMTFKEKSNSLRIISASIETMKYWSQYSDRIPLLFEVLATLDSAVTSGDHGSKIFLLRDVKNHVQCIFYETDRDLPRLIRGRIHRVMGNFDQKRNTFKCVSVRPASVAEQQTFMEYIITANKELEMCVTSLEDTK